A genomic segment from Rahnella aceris encodes:
- a CDS encoding TolC family outer membrane protein yields the protein MKNKRVMRSLTVMLGTLCLTGLTGNTGVTAAVKQPEFNWQAAPTEEMRASLTLQDAILRAFARNPQISEAAAQIRVGKGNLDEAKSAWYPQISLQGTAGKSHQTDSAGSLSNNASAGVQLSQLLYDFGRTGGSISQQEYLSDAYRYSLYSTMTDVALSTLQAYLSVKRYQALSLAARDNIASLERVRDTARLRADAGLSSQSDVLQAETRIAGMRATVEQYRAQQRSAQAQLTVLTGVVSDNLPDLPQSLLDQKVTLDKIPYENSTLVRAAQAKQQAAIEEVNQTEAQHWPTLKVQAGRTRYENSGGGGSYWDDQVQLAVDAPVYQGGAVSAKVRAAEGQRQAAQAEVEKAKLDINQKASAAYADMIGGQQRQLAGEEQFGSATHTRSVYQDEYKLSKRSLNDLLSVEQDVFQADTSRIGALYDGWDATVRYAAAVDNLVDMLGIDRHKQTGDTIPML from the coding sequence ATGAAAAATAAGAGAGTGATGCGGTCACTGACCGTGATGTTGGGCACCTTGTGCCTGACCGGTTTAACAGGGAATACGGGGGTGACGGCGGCGGTTAAACAGCCGGAATTTAACTGGCAGGCTGCGCCGACCGAGGAGATGCGTGCCAGCCTGACGTTGCAGGATGCCATCCTGCGGGCATTTGCGCGTAATCCGCAAATTTCAGAAGCGGCGGCGCAAATTCGCGTCGGCAAAGGCAACCTTGATGAGGCAAAAAGCGCCTGGTATCCGCAGATTTCCTTACAGGGAACTGCCGGAAAATCACATCAGACTGACTCGGCAGGTAGCCTGAGTAATAACGCATCGGCGGGCGTCCAGCTCAGCCAGTTGCTGTATGACTTTGGTCGTACCGGCGGCAGCATCAGTCAGCAGGAATACCTGTCTGATGCCTATCGTTATTCGCTTTACAGCACAATGACTGATGTGGCGCTCAGTACCCTGCAGGCCTATCTCTCGGTCAAACGCTATCAGGCGCTGAGCCTGGCGGCGCGCGACAATATCGCTTCTCTCGAACGTGTGCGGGACACCGCCAGACTGCGGGCAGACGCCGGACTGAGTTCACAGTCTGACGTGTTGCAGGCAGAAACGCGTATCGCCGGAATGAGAGCCACCGTTGAGCAATACCGCGCGCAGCAACGTTCTGCGCAGGCACAACTGACGGTGCTGACCGGCGTGGTGTCCGATAATTTGCCGGATCTGCCGCAAAGCCTGCTGGACCAGAAAGTGACCCTCGACAAAATCCCTTACGAAAACAGCACGCTGGTGCGTGCCGCGCAGGCTAAACAGCAGGCGGCGATCGAAGAAGTTAATCAGACCGAAGCTCAGCACTGGCCGACCCTGAAAGTGCAGGCAGGACGTACGCGCTATGAAAACAGCGGCGGTGGCGGTTCTTACTGGGACGATCAGGTACAGCTGGCGGTGGATGCGCCGGTGTATCAGGGCGGGGCGGTGAGCGCCAAAGTCCGCGCGGCAGAAGGCCAGCGGCAGGCGGCACAGGCCGAAGTCGAAAAAGCCAAGCTGGACATCAACCAGAAAGCGTCGGCAGCTTATGCCGATATGATCGGCGGTCAGCAGCGGCAACTGGCGGGTGAGGAACAGTTCGGCAGCGCGACGCATACCCGCAGCGTTTATCAGGATGAATACAAACTCAGCAAGCGCAGCCTGAACGATTTGCTCAGCGTTGAGCAGGACGTTTTTCAGGCCGATACGTCGCGTATTGGCGCGCTGTATGACGGCTGGGATGCGACGGTGCGCTACGCCGCCGCCGTGGACAATCTGGTCGATATGTTAGGCATCGACAGACACAAACAAACAGGTGACACCATCCCGATGCTGTAA